Proteins encoded by one window of Kribbella italica:
- a CDS encoding LppX_LprAFG lipoprotein → MKRLVAVGAVLVLALTGCSDKKDAGGGKSGDDPVALLTDVKKTIDEASSVHVVLTGRDLPDTAQTLAKGDGVATHAPAFKGKLTVRAAGSPIDADVVAVGGKVYAKLPFTPKFIELPPSQLAGLGAPDPAILLDPAKGVTAVLPTLKDPVIKGETRDGAKVLTEITGAVQGKTLQGIFPKAPADEDFPSSFKIDKDTKQLVSATITGPFYDGATSSYDLTLDRYGEQVEIAKP, encoded by the coding sequence ATGAAGAGACTGGTCGCGGTCGGTGCGGTGCTCGTGCTCGCGCTGACCGGCTGCAGTGACAAGAAGGACGCGGGCGGCGGCAAGTCCGGCGACGACCCGGTGGCGCTGCTGACCGACGTGAAGAAGACGATCGACGAAGCGTCGAGCGTTCACGTCGTACTGACCGGGCGTGACCTGCCGGACACGGCGCAGACACTGGCCAAGGGCGACGGCGTCGCGACCCACGCGCCGGCGTTCAAGGGCAAGCTGACCGTGCGCGCGGCCGGGTCGCCGATCGACGCCGACGTGGTCGCGGTCGGCGGCAAGGTCTACGCCAAGCTGCCGTTCACGCCGAAGTTCATCGAGCTGCCGCCGTCGCAGCTGGCCGGTCTCGGCGCGCCCGACCCGGCGATCCTGCTCGACCCGGCCAAGGGCGTCACGGCGGTGCTGCCGACCCTGAAGGACCCGGTGATCAAGGGTGAGACGCGGGACGGCGCGAAGGTGCTGACCGAGATCACCGGCGCGGTCCAGGGCAAGACGCTGCAGGGCATCTTCCCGAAGGCACCCGCGGACGAGGACTTCCCGAGCAGCTTCAAGATCGACAAGGACACCAAGCAGTTGGTGTCGGCAACGATCACCGGCCCGTTCTACGACGGCGCCACCAGCAGCTACGACCTCACCCTCGACCGGTACGGCGAACAGGTGGAGATCGCCAAGCCGTGA
- a CDS encoding MFS transporter, translating to MAFAAADTYVVVLALPDMMSGVGLSADQLQRAAPIISGFLLGYIAVLPLIGRITDVVGRTPVLVGALLLFAVGSLITAAAYDLSLVVTGRFLQGIGGGGLVPATLALVADLWPPAKRGLPLGVVGAVQELGSVLGPLLGAAVLAVADWRYIFWLNLVVAVVLAVLLRGRQRPPISAAVGLLACIALGLTLTAPERLASGITLGLPFVPFTGDSRLLTPIGAVTAVLLIAWLVLLLRKTDLRALAQIDLVGALLLALALAGVVLAFATADPEREVLSPAGPWLLIGAAVFAVAFAAWQRRTPRAIIPAGLLRDKAAWGSLLVSFLVGAALIAALVDIPVFARTTQGGGQLSAALVLLRFLIALPLGAVAGGWLTRRYGLGLITAAGLALAGLMFVLMAFWGRDALDTVPATLVLLGCGFGFGLALSPVNTAMLGATPEDSHGLVSALVVVARMVGMLVGVSALTAIGLRRYYALTEDIPSPNELCPASPGTCRPFVDALREAAISQVHTIFAGAAVCAFAAAVLAVVLLGRRRVVHG from the coding sequence GTGGCCTTTGCGGCGGCCGACACCTACGTGGTCGTCCTGGCCCTGCCGGACATGATGTCCGGGGTCGGCCTGTCCGCGGACCAGCTCCAGCGGGCGGCGCCGATCATCTCCGGCTTCCTGCTCGGCTACATCGCGGTCCTGCCGCTGATCGGCCGGATCACCGACGTGGTCGGCCGGACGCCGGTGCTGGTCGGCGCGCTGCTGCTGTTCGCCGTGGGCTCGCTGATCACCGCCGCGGCGTACGACCTCTCCCTCGTCGTCACCGGCCGCTTCCTGCAAGGCATCGGCGGTGGTGGCCTGGTCCCCGCGACCCTGGCGCTCGTCGCCGACCTCTGGCCACCCGCCAAACGCGGACTCCCGCTCGGCGTGGTCGGCGCGGTCCAGGAGCTCGGCTCGGTCCTCGGCCCGCTGCTCGGCGCAGCTGTCCTGGCCGTCGCCGACTGGCGCTACATCTTCTGGCTCAACCTCGTCGTCGCCGTCGTGCTCGCCGTCCTCCTCCGCGGCCGCCAACGCCCGCCGATCTCAGCCGCCGTCGGTCTCCTCGCCTGCATCGCGCTGGGCCTGACCCTCACCGCACCCGAGCGACTGGCCAGCGGCATCACGCTGGGACTCCCCTTCGTCCCCTTCACCGGTGACTCCCGCCTCCTGACACCGATCGGCGCCGTCACCGCGGTCCTCCTGATCGCCTGGCTGGTGCTGCTCCTCCGCAAGACCGACCTCCGCGCCCTGGCCCAGATCGACCTGGTCGGCGCCCTCCTTCTCGCCCTCGCCTTGGCCGGCGTCGTCCTGGCCTTCGCCACCGCCGACCCCGAGCGCGAGGTCCTCTCCCCCGCCGGCCCGTGGCTGCTGATCGGAGCCGCCGTCTTCGCCGTCGCCTTCGCCGCCTGGCAACGTCGAACTCCGCGCGCGATCATCCCCGCAGGCCTCCTCCGCGACAAAGCAGCCTGGGGATCCCTCCTGGTCAGCTTTCTCGTCGGCGCCGCGCTGATCGCGGCCCTCGTCGACATCCCCGTCTTCGCCCGTACGACGCAAGGCGGCGGCCAGCTCTCCGCCGCACTCGTCCTCCTGCGGTTCCTGATCGCCCTCCCGCTCGGCGCCGTCGCCGGCGGCTGGCTCACCCGGCGCTACGGCCTCGGCCTGATCACCGCCGCCGGACTCGCGCTGGCCGGGCTGATGTTCGTCCTGATGGCGTTCTGGGGCCGCGACGCGCTCGACACGGTGCCGGCGACCCTCGTGCTGCTCGGCTGCGGATTCGGCTTCGGCCTCGCGCTCTCGCCGGTCAACACGGCGATGCTCGGCGCCACCCCGGAGGACAGCCACGGACTGGTCAGCGCGCTGGTCGTCGTCGCCCGGATGGTCGGCATGCTGGTCGGCGTCTCCGCGCTGACCGCGATCGGACTGCGCCGGTACTACGCGCTGACCGAGGACATCCCCTCGCCGAACGAGCTGTGCCCGGCCAGTCCCGGCACCTGCCGGCCGTTCGTCGACGCGCTCCGCGAGGCGGCGATCTCCCAGGTGCACACCATCTTCGCCGGGGCCGCGGTCTGCGCGTTCGCGGCCGCCGTACTGGCTGTCGTCCTGCTCGGGCGGCGGCGGGTTGTCCACGGGTGA